In the genome of Drosophila yakuba strain Tai18E2 chromosome 3R, Prin_Dyak_Tai18E2_2.1, whole genome shotgun sequence, one region contains:
- the LOC26535173 gene encoding LOW QUALITY PROTEIN: uncharacterized protein LOC26535173 (The sequence of the model RefSeq protein was modified relative to this genomic sequence to represent the inferred CDS: deleted 2 bases in 1 codon), with protein MNSFPIVQSAEQNYHLSCKAVGISKMLDSEQDDTKVAQSKFEFKEAGPKKVFHCEKQSEIQSQDTCAGEEVLEESHEKSNLELEDIYEEVFSLKRRIGRLNYQLGTNIPECQNIDLCQGDQIFLMNPAKIHPDILQIKIANHKLEQQLTQMQSVTKSSNLAKQMARDDYCRVQKLGDQLQIGIQKLESFKLKFEKHHGLCLQRFRFLNQDKFCGREFQEYIEKSNEMIRTHLSKQILKNEYIPFRREAAKVTISLKKSAENLQDHLTNVINNKKRDIFQNLKNYSVSIRSDP; from the exons ATGAATTCATTTCCAATAGTGCAATCGGCGGAACAAAATTACCAT TTATCATGCAAGGCAGTAGGAATAAGTAAAATGCTAGACTCTGAACAGGATGATACGAAAGTAGCACAATCAAAGTTTGAATTCAAAGAGGCTGGCCCAAAAAAAGTGTTCCATTGCGAGAAGCAGAGTGAAATCCAATCCCAAGATACCTGTGCCGGTGAGGAAGTGCTGGAAGAATCACACGAGAAGAGCAATTTGGAACTTGAGGATATTTACGAGGAAGTATTTAGCTTAAAGCGGCGCATTGGTCGACTCAATTATCAACTTGGTACCAATATACCGGAATGCCAAAACATCGATCTCTGCCAGGGtgatcaaatatttttgatgaATCCGGCGAAAATTCACCCCGACATTCTTCAGATAAAGATTGCGAACCATAAACTAGAGCAGCAACTGACTCAGATGCAATCCGTCACAAAATCATCAAATCTGGCCAAACAAATGGCACGGGATGACTATTGCAGAGTTCAGAAGTTAGGTGATCAGTTGCAGATTGGCATTCAGAAACTAGAATCGTTTAAGCTCAAATTCGAAAAGCATCACGGACTATGTCTTCAACGGTTTAGGTTCTTGAACCAAGATAAGTTTTGTGGCAGGGAGTTCCAAGAATATATAGAAAAGAGTAATGAAATGATAAGAACTCACCTCAGCAAGCagatattaaaaaatgaatacatACCTTTTCGAAGGGAAGCCGCTAAAGTGacaatttctttaaaaaagtCCGCGGAAAATTTGCAAGATCATCTCACAAACGtgataaataacaaaaaacgtGACATTTTTCAGAACCTAAAAAATTACAGTGTATCCATTCGCTCAGACCCTTAA